The following are from one region of the Hemiscyllium ocellatum isolate sHemOce1 chromosome 26, sHemOce1.pat.X.cur, whole genome shotgun sequence genome:
- the LOC132828108 gene encoding colipase-like: protein MRVTLVFLTCCIAVGIAAPERGLFLNLSNGELCVGSFQCKSGCCQRDTGLSLARCASKGAERDACSTHLLYNVYYKCPCENGLKCDGDKSIIGSITNTNFGICKDPNGIAKVLKPNRVQ, encoded by the exons ATGAGGGTAACTTTGGTCTTCCTGACGTGCTGCATTGCAGTGGGAATAGCTGCTCCAGAGAGAGGATTATTTCTGAATTTG AGTAATGGTGAGCTCTGTGTTGGAAGCTTTCAGTGCAAGAGTGGATGTTGCCAGAGAGACACTGGACTGAGTCTTGCAAGGTGTGCTTCTAAAGGTGCTGAAAGAGATGCATGCTCAACTCAT CTCCTGTATAATGTTTATTACaaatgtccctgtgaaaatggtCTGAAGTGTGACGGCGATAAATCCATCATTGGTTCAATAACAAACACTAACTTTGGAATCTGCAAGGACCCGAATGGTATAGCTAAAGTCCTCAAACCAAACAGAGTGCAATAA